The following proteins are encoded in a genomic region of Nonomuraea muscovyensis:
- a CDS encoding TetR/AcrR family transcriptional regulator, whose amino-acid sequence MTSIRHNDGVLDAALECVLAYGVRRTTLTEVARRAGVSRMTLYRRWPDVRSLVADLMTREWLRAVEDLDLADPVAAVVEGVRRLRGHPLWRKIVEADPELLLPYLLHRRGATHEAVLGVLERAVGDPARARAVLLVAQAFLMSAPTMTGPVTLDDLDAELTALLEGYLGQPDRPR is encoded by the coding sequence ATGACGTCGATTCGTCACAATGACGGCGTCCTGGACGCGGCACTGGAGTGCGTGCTGGCGTACGGGGTGCGGCGGACCACGCTCACCGAGGTGGCCCGCCGGGCGGGGGTGTCGCGGATGACGCTCTACCGCCGCTGGCCCGACGTGCGCTCGCTGGTCGCCGACCTGATGACCCGCGAGTGGCTGCGAGCGGTCGAGGACCTGGACCTGGCCGATCCGGTGGCCGCCGTGGTCGAGGGGGTACGGCGGCTGCGGGGGCACCCGCTCTGGCGCAAGATCGTGGAGGCGGACCCCGAGCTGCTCCTGCCGTACCTGCTACACCGCCGGGGCGCCACCCACGAGGCCGTCCTGGGCGTGCTCGAACGCGCCGTCGGCGACCCCGCCCGCGCCAGGGCGGTGCTGCTGGTGGCACAGGCGTTCCTGATGTCGGCCCCGACCATGACCGGACCCGTGACGCTCGACGACCTCGACGCCGAACTGACGGCACTGCTGGAGGGATACCTTGGACAGCCCGATCGACCCCGCTAG
- a CDS encoding FAD-binding oxidoreductase, with translation MLWSGWGDPARARELPEPVRALLRDLLGVRSPETPPVPLEDVRLAPVSLSAALLEELGGVVGGPHVLTSHEARVRHARGKSTPDLLLMRAGDGLDAPDAVVLPGSHEEVAELLALCARERIAVVPFGGGTSVVGGLVASRAGFAGVVALDLGRMDRLLSVDAESMVAAFEPGLRAPEAERLLAAHGLTLGHFPQSYEYATLGGFAAARSSGQASAGYGRFDDMVAGLTVATPTGTLELGRAPKSAAGPDLRQLVLGSEGAFGVITSLRLRVRRAPAEKVYEGWRFGSFAEGTAALRALAQEGPLPTVVRLSDETETMVGLAKPDAIGASGGHGADGGTGVGSGHGAHGGHAADGGHGSRSADGGHGADGGTGGSGSGGAPGGCLVIAGYEGASVAAVRAGAAAVLTRLGGEPLGEEPGRSWEHGRFSAPYLRDSLLAAGATVETLETAGFWSGLPRLYDAVRLALHGALGSPLVMCHISHVYETGASLYFTVVTAQRGDPVEQWARAKEAATAAVVEAGGTVSHHHGVGRDHREAYAAELGPVGVQILRAVKDRLDPAGILNPGVLIP, from the coding sequence ATGCTGTGGTCCGGCTGGGGAGACCCCGCCCGCGCCCGCGAACTGCCCGAGCCGGTCAGGGCGCTGCTGCGCGACCTGCTGGGCGTGCGCTCGCCCGAGACGCCTCCGGTCCCCTTGGAAGATGTACGGCTGGCGCCGGTCTCGCTGTCCGCCGCCCTCCTGGAGGAGCTCGGCGGCGTCGTGGGCGGCCCGCACGTGCTGACCTCGCACGAGGCCCGGGTCCGGCACGCGCGCGGCAAGTCCACCCCCGACCTGCTGCTGATGCGCGCCGGCGACGGCCTCGACGCGCCGGACGCCGTCGTGCTGCCCGGCTCGCACGAGGAGGTCGCCGAGCTGCTCGCGCTGTGCGCCCGCGAACGGATCGCGGTGGTGCCCTTCGGCGGCGGCACCTCCGTGGTGGGCGGGCTGGTCGCCTCCCGGGCCGGGTTCGCCGGAGTGGTGGCGCTCGACCTGGGCCGGATGGACCGGCTGCTCTCGGTGGACGCCGAGTCGATGGTCGCCGCGTTCGAGCCGGGGCTGCGGGCGCCGGAGGCCGAGCGGCTGCTGGCCGCGCACGGGCTGACCCTCGGGCACTTTCCCCAGTCGTACGAGTACGCCACCCTGGGCGGTTTCGCGGCGGCCCGCTCCAGCGGGCAGGCCTCGGCGGGCTACGGCCGGTTCGACGACATGGTCGCCGGCCTGACCGTGGCCACCCCCACCGGCACCCTGGAGCTCGGCCGGGCGCCCAAGTCGGCGGCCGGGCCCGACCTGCGGCAGCTCGTCCTCGGCTCCGAGGGCGCCTTCGGGGTCATCACCTCGCTGCGGCTGCGGGTGCGGCGCGCGCCGGCCGAGAAGGTGTACGAGGGCTGGCGGTTCGGCTCCTTCGCCGAGGGGACGGCGGCGCTGCGGGCGCTGGCCCAGGAGGGGCCGCTGCCCACCGTGGTGCGGCTGTCGGACGAGACCGAGACCATGGTCGGCCTGGCCAAGCCGGACGCCATCGGCGCCTCCGGCGGTCACGGTGCTGACGGCGGGACCGGTGTCGGCAGCGGTCACGGTGCTCACGGCGGTCACGCTGCCGACGGCGGTCACGGCAGTCGTAGTGCTGACGGCGGTCATGGTGCCGACGGCGGGACCGGTGGGAGTGGGAGCGGTGGCGCGCCGGGAGGGTGCCTGGTGATCGCCGGTTACGAGGGCGCGTCCGTGGCGGCGGTGCGGGCCGGGGCGGCCGCGGTGCTCACCCGGCTCGGCGGCGAGCCGCTCGGCGAGGAGCCGGGACGGTCCTGGGAGCACGGCCGCTTCTCGGCCCCCTACCTGCGCGACTCGCTGCTGGCCGCCGGGGCGACGGTGGAGACGCTGGAGACGGCGGGGTTCTGGTCGGGCCTGCCGCGCCTGTACGACGCGGTGCGGCTCGCGTTGCACGGGGCGCTCGGCTCGCCGCTGGTCATGTGCCACATCTCCCACGTGTACGAGACCGGCGCCTCGCTCTACTTCACCGTGGTGACCGCGCAGCGCGGCGACCCGGTGGAGCAGTGGGCCCGCGCGAAGGAGGCGGCCACTGCGGCCGTCGTCGAGGCAGGCGGCACCGTGTCGCACCACCACGGCGTGGGACGCGACCACCGGGAGGCGTACGCGGCCGAGCTGGGGCCGGTGGGCGTGCAGATCCTGCGGGCGGTCAAGGACCGGCTGGACCCCGCGGGCATCCTCAACCCGGGCGTCCTGATCCCCTGA